A genomic window from Candidatus Methylacidiphilum fumarolicum includes:
- the ilvC gene encoding ketol-acid reductoisomerase, translated as MTKTVLLDKDADLSLLKTKTIGVIGFGSQGHAHALNLRDSGMNVIIGLHPQSKSIDIAKKHGLEVLTNSEVVKRADVIFLATPDLVIPEIYADQILPNLTPGKILGFAHGFVIHYKLVVPPPEVDVILVAPKGPGHLVRREFIQGRGVPALIAAYQDRSGKARDIALAWAKGIGSTRVGVIETTFKEETETDLFGEQAVLCGGLTSLITAGFETLVNSGYAPEMAYFECVHEMKLIVDLIYESGISGMRFSISETAKWGDVSVGPKVIDEHVKENMRKVLENIQNGTFAKEWIEEVKSGKQRYKKLLAQGAEHQIEKVGAEIRALFPWLKQKNLQGVQAAYD; from the coding sequence ATGACAAAGACTGTATTATTGGATAAAGATGCGGATTTATCGCTTTTAAAGACAAAGACTATTGGAGTCATTGGGTTTGGTTCCCAAGGACATGCCCATGCTTTGAATTTAAGGGATAGCGGAATGAACGTAATCATCGGGCTGCATCCTCAAAGTAAATCAATAGACATTGCTAAAAAACATGGATTGGAAGTTTTAACTAATAGCGAGGTAGTGAAAAGAGCCGATGTTATTTTTTTAGCCACTCCCGATCTTGTGATTCCAGAGATTTATGCTGATCAGATACTTCCCAATCTTACTCCTGGTAAAATTCTTGGTTTTGCCCATGGTTTTGTGATCCACTACAAGCTTGTAGTGCCTCCTCCTGAAGTAGATGTCATTCTTGTGGCACCGAAAGGTCCCGGACATCTGGTTAGAAGAGAATTCATTCAAGGGAGAGGAGTCCCCGCCTTGATTGCTGCCTACCAGGATCGAAGTGGCAAGGCAAGAGATATTGCTTTGGCCTGGGCTAAGGGCATAGGTTCGACTCGAGTTGGGGTTATTGAAACAACTTTTAAAGAAGAAACCGAAACTGACCTTTTTGGAGAGCAGGCGGTGTTATGTGGAGGATTAACCTCCCTTATTACTGCTGGTTTTGAAACATTGGTCAACAGTGGCTATGCACCAGAAATGGCCTATTTCGAATGCGTACATGAAATGAAATTGATTGTGGATTTGATTTATGAATCAGGAATTTCGGGCATGAGATTTTCTATTTCAGAAACGGCCAAGTGGGGAGATGTTTCGGTTGGTCCCAAAGTCATTGATGAGCATGTTAAAGAAAACATGAGAAAGGTTTTGGAGAACATTCAAAACGGTACCTTTGCGAAGGAATGGATTGAAGAGGTTAAATCAGGAAAACAAAGGTATAAAAAATTGCTAGCCCAGGGAGCTGAGCACCAAATTGAGAAAGTAGGAGCAGAGATTCGTGCACTCTTTCCTTGGTTGAAGCAAAAAAATCTTCAAGGCGTGCAGGCTGCCTACGATTAA
- the ilvN gene encoding acetolactate synthase small subunit — MRHTLSILVANRFGVLTRIAELFSGRGYNIDTLNVGPTHDESVSRMTIVVKGDDQVLDQVTKQLNKLIDVLAVQDFRDGEYIDRELVLVKVATSNKSRAELMQICDIFRAKIVDVEPKNMTIEVTGDESKISKFIFLMQDFGILDLSRTGKIALPRI, encoded by the coding sequence ATGAGGCATACGTTATCTATTTTAGTGGCGAATCGGTTTGGTGTTTTAACTAGGATTGCTGAGCTTTTCAGCGGTAGAGGCTATAATATAGATACCCTTAATGTCGGTCCGACCCATGATGAGTCTGTTTCTCGGATGACAATAGTGGTCAAAGGAGATGATCAAGTATTAGACCAGGTGACAAAACAATTGAACAAACTCATTGATGTCTTAGCGGTTCAGGATTTTAGGGATGGAGAATATATTGATAGGGAGTTGGTGTTGGTAAAGGTAGCGACAAGCAATAAAAGTCGAGCGGAGTTGATGCAGATCTGCGATATTTTCCGGGCAAAAATTGTCGATGTCGAACCTAAAAATATGACTATAGAAGTGACTGGGGATGAGAGTAAAATTTCGAAATTTATTTTTCTTATGCAGGACTTTGGGATATTGGATTTAAGCAGAACTGGAAAGATCGCTCTACCAAGAATCTAA
- a CDS encoding acylphosphatase: MKKQLKAYFSGFVQGVGFRATAKRIAQRYALGGLVRNLKDGRVELIVEGEEQAIKEFIRELTHSYLQSYISHMDFLWGEPEGKYNHFYIAH, from the coding sequence GTGAAGAAACAGCTAAAAGCTTATTTTTCTGGTTTTGTTCAAGGAGTTGGTTTTAGAGCGACGGCTAAAAGAATTGCCCAACGCTATGCCCTTGGAGGGCTAGTCCGCAACTTAAAAGATGGAAGAGTAGAATTGATTGTGGAAGGAGAAGAACAAGCAATCAAGGAATTCATTCGAGAATTAACGCATTCCTATCTGCAATCATACATCTCTCATATGGATTTTCTTTGGGGAGAGCCTGAAGGTAAATATAATCATTTTTATATTGCTCATTGA